The Pseudorca crassidens isolate mPseCra1 chromosome 3, mPseCra1.hap1, whole genome shotgun sequence genome includes the window CAAAGGTTTAAAATAGGGAAAACGAACAAACACTTTGCGGGGTTTACCTGACAATCGGTGGCTCCTTCGGATCAGAAAACCCTTAATCGTCTCCGGAGAGGAATGGCGGCTCCACAAAGGTGCCGGCCGCCGCGCCTCTCCAGGTGTAGCTCTTTGCCCGCCGGGGGCTACGCCGGGGGAGGCCTGAGGCGGGCAGATCCCCTCTTTCGTGGTAACATCGCCGAGGATCCTGGCCTGAAGCCCTGTGAGCTGGTGGGACGCACACCCTCGTTATTTCTAGAGGTTAAGTCAAGGCCGTGTACAATCGCATTGGAAAACATTTATATACAGCTGAAAAACTTGATATAAAAGACCTGTGTGGCTCCAGCGCTCTGTGCGTGCTAAGTCTCGGGGTTCTTGCTGAGGAGCCATGCAGCTTTATGCAGCAGCAGTTCTGGATATAACTGACTACAGGCCTAGTAGGCAAGATGCAGTTTGGGGCATCAGTGAGGGTACCGCTGTCAGGACACATTTTTCCTCCCATATGCTTATAATCCCAGCGTTGGAACGAATTCTcttaaagtttacattttaagCCCTAGGCGGTATTTTACTTTGGGGATAAAAACAAAATGGTGGAGGGGGCAGAAAGTATGCTAAAAGGATTCTTTCATTTAGAAAGCTTTCCTTGTCTGATTCTTTGGGTATCAGTTAATATTTAAAAGTGAGGCACCTAAAAGCAGATTGTGCGTGGATACTGTTTGTCAACAGgtagacttcattgtagtaagTAGTGACTTGGCCTTTTCTTTGGAGAGTGCCCAAATGTATCTGGATTTCTTTTCTCTGGTACCATATGGTTTCTTCAGAGAATAATCTTCCAGtcttgactgtgtgtgtgtgtctgtgtgtgtttgcgggggagggggggtgcgAGTGGTGTTTACCTTGGGTACTGATTTAATGACACCAAGTGGGAGAAGAGGGTTGACATCCTGCAGTCAGAAAACAGACTTTCACACAATTCCCTTGTTCAATGCTATGGACCCCCAGCCTCCATCTGTGCCTTCTTTGGTTCAATTTACCCAGAAAATAAACTTTCTGTCTGTGGCATGGGGAAGGAAAAGTCATCTGGCTTGAGTGAGATAGGGCTCCTGGACATCCAACAGCTCTGAGCAcagattttatcttatttttttttgtctgtgccacatggcatgcaggatcttagttcccagaccagggatggaatctgtgccccctgcggtggaagcccagagtcctaaccactggactgtcagggaagtccctgaacacaGCTATTAATGAATCCTGTTTCTAGCCTCACACCttccctcttccttggaaacTGCCTGCAAAAACTGAGCCTCAGTGTCTGTATCAAGTGGGTGGGTTTCTTTCTCCTTGGTATACCTCCTTGCAGACATTTAGCATGTAACTTTCTGTGATCTATGAATTTATCGTTTCTTCATCTGCTTTGGCCTTCTGAAAACATTGATATCTCTCATCCACTGTTGTCTCATCTCCTATTTTCCTTGCCCTTGGGGGTGACTGTATTAGCAGGCTGTTTGACAGAGAAAAGAGATTCATGAGAACAATGTGCCattttaaactagaaaaaaaatttttttaatttttaaaatttcgtaTCACATttgatggttttttaaaaattaattttatttatatatttatttattttggttgcattgggtctttgttgctgtgctcaggctttctctagttgccgcgagcgggggctactctttgttgcggtgcacaagcttctcattgcgctggcttctgttgttgcagagcatgggctctagatgcatgggcttcagtagttgtggcatgcaggctcagtagttgtggctcacgggctctagagaacaggctcagtagttgtggcacatgggcttagttgcgccacaacatgtggtatcttcccagcccagggctcaaacctgtgtcccctgcattggtaggtggattaaccactgcaccaccagggaagtccctcacatttgagggtttttaaaaactgttttggttttttaaaactgTCCATTAATTACCTATggttcattgtttattttttaaaagcacatactGTTTTTACAAACACAAGAGATGCTGGATACTACAATAAATCATCAACTGCTTTTGCATTAAATTCATATATCTATATGTTTTGGAGAAACCAAGTTAGTAATCAGTGCCAGGGATCATGAAGGCATTAATAGGGAAATCGTCTGTAATTTCATTGAATTATCAGACATAGCTGTGCAATAATACACAGATCTCAAGTtccatgaaatatatttaaacagcTGGACTTGGAGCACATGTACTCCCACGCATACATGGAAAACAATGGCAAAGGAACTTCCAAATTTTCAGTGATGATGCACACCCACATCACATGTACCCTAGCAATCAGATTGAGTAGCCAGATAGGATTACCAGAGAAAGTAAGGTTTGAGCTGAGGGCTGAGTAACAAAAAGCTAGCCATGAGACTATCTGGAGACTGTTCCAGGAAAAGGGAAATATAAGTGTAATATAAGTAGAGCTCTGTAGTGTGAAAGAGCTGGGCGTTTGAAATACAGAAAGAAGGCCAATATATCTGCTGTGTGGTGAGCAGTCTTCCTAGTCTGTGTTTTCACACAATTCTTACCAGGTAATAAAAGTTTAAGCAGAGTTGAAGACAGTCCTTCAGAGGCATGATTGGTCACAATTTGTCCAAATTTTTTGTCTCAAACatttgatctataaattcaaaacGTCAGGCTTTGACATTTAGATGTGAACATAAAGATCCCATTTACCTAATCTATAGAAATAATGCAAAACAGAGACCACACTGACATGCTTATTGCAGCATTCTGTGTAATAGCAAatttaaaatgaacaacctaagtGATCGGCAATAGGGGAgtgaataaaattaagaatttgtaaaatttctgcattgcttaaaattttcagtgagttttttcttatattttaaaacactaatttaaaaaattcaacttcCACTCAGGAACTCAGAAATATTGAAAACCGTAGCCCACCTATACATCACACTCATCAGGCAAGGGAGCTGTGAGAAAAGTGAGTCTTTTTTGGTAACTCTGGATTTACATGAAGGGAAATGGATCCCAATCTTCTTCAgttaagtttttctcttttgaagttTACATAACAGGTAATTACTCTTCATTATGGAGGTTTTAGTATTTATGCAAAACCAAGCCATAAATGAATCAAATAAAAACCAAAGCTACAGTAGTAAACTGACTCAGTTTGCTTATGCTGCGGATGTATTTGAAGCAAACTTTGTTTCTGCTGTAATTTATAAACTTTTAGAATGATTCTTTAATTTGAAATCAGTCAACCCCATTTAAAGCAGCTGTTTCTTTATACACTTTTCTACCATTTCAATCAGGCtttaattcaaatttttaatCCCTGTATGTTCAGACCCTAGTAAATAGGCAATAAATAGTTTGCTTTTATTCTAGGAATTGTTCTAAGTCCTTATATGTATCAACTCAATAGCCAACAACTCAAGGGCCCCCAGGTAGGTAGTATTATCACTTccgttttagagatgaggaaactgaaaccaaCAGATTAATTTACTTGCCCAAGATCAATCTCAACTAGGTCACTGAAATAGGATACAAACACAGGCACCACATCTCCTGAACTTGTGATTTTAATCTCTACTCTTCTTTAGTAAGTTTACAGTGACTAACAAGGCAAAGTACGGAATCTCGGTGCATTTACAGCCTAGTGAGGACATGAGCAACAGGTAACTTAGACTTTGGTATGATAGATGCGTAATAGTATTTATCCCAATAGACTATTAAAGAGAAAGAGTAGTAATTAAACtccttgaaaaaaatgtaaataagctCAGGATTGAGAATAGTGAGAGAATGTGGTGAGATcaggctgaaagaaaagaatttaggaTAGTTTAGGAATGTTCTTTATCTCCTGACCTCCAAATGGAGCAGGTGGATTGGAAACATAATGCAAAGATGacatttccccatttctttgCCTCTGCtgttcctctttttcttaaattctaacgTAACTGCTTCTTTTCCTACAAAACAGAATCCAATTGGTTAGTCCATTAAACCCCATTAAGAAACCACTTCAGAAGAGGATCTGATACCCACTACCCCTAAAAGAGCAAGACACATTATAAGGTGAAAAttacttgcttttatttattgTGAAAACAACTTTATGAAATGATTTGCAATGCAAAACGTGGAAAACTGCTTTGAATAACTGGGACAATAGCTACAGCATGGGAAAACATATGTAAACAAACTTCACTGCCACCAAACTAGACTCTACTAATTTATCTCAGATGGCATCACAGAGTAGCAATGGCAGCTTCTGGTAAACGGAGAAACAGCAGCAAAGTCCTGCAGTGAAGCTTGAAGCTGTGATTAATTACTAAACTGAACTGTTCACTAATCCTACAACTTCCCTGCATTTATCTGTCTATACATTCCTACTTACTACAGGACAAACACCCACCAAAGTGGTTCCAAAAGACAAATGAGATAGAAATTCACAGTTATATTTGTCTACAAGACAAATCCAATAGAAGGCAGTGGAGGAAATTGGGAACTACTGCAAAGTTTTACTATCTAGTCCAGGTGATGAAAACAAAGTTTTTCTTTCAAGGCTGACCACTGTCAGGAATGAAATTAAGTATCAAAACTCTGCTCACTTCTCTAGGAGTGATTCTAGCTCTTCTTGCAAAGAGCTGAGCTGCTCCTTTTCTCGGTCTTCCTTTTGTTTCAGTTCATCCAGCACAGCCTGAAATCTGTTCTTGAGAGCCAGGTTTTCCACTTTCAGGATGAGATCCTCCTGTCGCTTTGCCCTGTCCTGGGTCTCTTGGAGCTTGCCTTTCATGTTATCAATCTGTTTCTGAATTCCCATAACCAGCTGATTAGTTCCCTCGTCTTCTTGGTGGTGTTCATCTGACTCATTTAGCTTGTCCTGTAGCTGCCTTTCCAGATCTTCCTCAGTGTCAATGATGTTTATGTCTTCTTCATCTTGATGCTGTGTCTCATCTTCATCTTCACTGCTGCTGCTAAGGTCATTGAATATCTCCCGAAGCTCATCATGTTCTAATGAGTCACGGCCCTGCCTGTGGCCAGACATTCCTGGGGAAGAGATATCAAGGCCTtggttttctgcttcttttgtttCATCTTCAGCAATTATTTCCCAACGGGTACTGACAGCTTCAGCATCTGTGCTCAGCAAccgctttacttctttttccacATCTGGAGACTCAATATACTTCTTCTTTGCTGTCTTACGGaaccttctctttctgacattttttaGAGGCAGAGTAATTCCATGGTTCCATACAaactttttctctttgtccttatcctttttcttgcttgctttggGATCAGCAGTGGCAACTGGTTCCTCAACAGGAGGATAGAGATCACCGTCAACTGTAGCGACAAGCATCTGAGAGACATCAGCTGTCTTGTAAAAGGTTTTTTTatcaatggttttcaaactttccATAACACATGGCAGATCTACCAATTTTGACGCCAATGGGACCCGGTCCACTCTGACAATTCCATGACGCCCATCAGGGTGTAACTCAATTGTCAGTCTGTCCTTCAGGTTGACATGACCAGACTGTACCGCCCGCCTCACGGTAGAGGCATACTCCAGAGGTAGGCGTAAGATAAACTGGCTCTCTAGTTCGTGAGGAGCATCATCTTTGCTCTtactcatctttatttctttgtaactCACTTTTTCTCTAATAACCACTTGTTGCACTGAAAAATTTCAGCTATTTCAACAGAAAGACCACTTCTTTATAAATTGAAGTCTTTAATTACAAAGAGTTCTAGGTAGAACGGCAACAAAGCGTCTATTCTGAATTAAGCCCCAAATCTTTGTAAATACGCTGTAACAATACCAGTCGTTACTGACGCATTGCCTTACTCAGGTCCATTTAAATCTATGAGCTGCAATGCCACGTTCCAACCTCTAGATGCCGCTGCAGGACAACGCAGGGAAAGCAAATGGCGGCTCCCACGGAATGATTTTCGGCACAGAAAGTAAGGCTCAGCAGATACTCCCAATCCACAAACTCTCCCGGAACAAAGATACGCAAAAAGCGGGGCGTAGTGAGCTGTCTTCGCCTCGGGTACTTACAATCCAGTGACGATTATAAGTCCAGTTTCTCCGGACAGGCGCGAGCGGAAAAGGAAGCCACTCAGAGCAAGGTGGCCGGGAGCCGAGCGTCTCCTTCCGAATTCCTTTGTTCTTCCCGGCACCTGGCAAAGCGATCCGCTGATTATCGGTGAAATGGCGGAGGACGGGCAACGCGAAATCTCGCCAAAAACCGCAGCTCCAAACGCCAGATTCTGCAACTCCGCAGCTCAGCGGGCCTCCGTCCGTTAACGGCCGACCTAGCCGAGAAAAGAGAGCTACGTCACCACACGGGACGGGAAGCTGCTGTGAGTCGCAACACGCCTCGGGCGGAAGTGCGGGCTGCCCCAGCGCGCGCAGGCGCAACGCCCGATTACGCGCTCAGGCGTGTCTTGTCGTCTCGCGAGAACTTGGCCTTAACGGGAGAAAGACTGTTTTAAAGACCTGTTgatttagggtttccctggtggcgcagtggttgggagtctgcctgccgatgcagacacgcgggttcgtgccccagtccgggaggctcctgcgtgccacggagcggttgggcTCCTgaaccgtggccgctgggcctgcgcgtctggagcctgtgctccgcaacgggagaggccacagcactgagaggcctgcgtaacgcaaaaaaaaaaaaagctgttggtTTTTAAAAGTAACGGTTCTAAGAAGGACATAGATTCTCCCGCCCGCCTCCGCTAAGCCAGGGCTTTTACCGGATGTCTGTGGGGCCGGATACCTCCTAGGCTTCCGCGTGATTGCCGGAGATAGGGCGTCCATGCGGAAATGGTGTTTGTTTCTGGAACCATCTCGGCATCTCCACAGGCTATATTCAATCTGGAGCCGATAAAAGAACTCTATAACTAACCATACCGTGGATTTTAAAGTATCCAAGTCAGTGGAGTGAGGACGTGCAGCCTACCATAACTCTAAGTCTGTGTTTGTTGATTATGAAGATGGCCGTAGGGGGCCCGTGACTcggtctttttctgttttgaagaCCCCCTGAAGGAACAAGGGtgattcctcttttttctttttcttttctttttttatacaacaatttcttattagtcatccattttgtacatattagtgtatacatgtcaatcccaatctcccagttcatccccgccctcccctcccctgccacttccctcccttggtgtccatacgtttgttgtctgcatctgtgtctcaatttctgccctgcaaaccggttcatctgtaccatttttctaggttccacatatatgcgttaatatacgatatttgtttttctctttctgacttcactctgtgtgagtctctagatccatccacgtctctataggtgacccaatttcgttcctttttatggctgaatagtgattcctctttttaatgtgtttgacgtaaatataaatgtaaacagAGAAGGTAGTGTTCTTCTGGAGGCCCATGTTCATTTAGGACAGTTGGCTGAAAGACGAATAGTCTGATTAAAGTAGAATATAATTGAAGTATTACTTCCTTCTACTCATTTgccagtaatttttaaattagtttggaattttaaaaaatccacctcTACTGTTTGGATAACTTTTCTGCTTGCCTCTTCTTTAGGTGGTCAAGTATTCTTCAACATGTATTTATAGTACTTCAGTTTAACTGTGTTAACAGTTTCCACTTATTCCtattcatttccatttatttattaataggaTCAATTTGGTAGACTATTGAGGTCactaaaatttcaatttctaTTATCTAATATATCAACACCTGCGTCTAAGTTTTAGAGAATTCACTTaaaatgtgattaacatttagaaaattcactttatttctttatgtacTTATTGTCTCCCTCACCTAAGATTGGAAGCTCCATGATAATCAGGAGTCTAATATCATGTTCATCCGGTCCCAGTGCCTAGTATCAAAACGTGGgagataaaaaatatttgctaattgaATGAAACAATTGATCCATCcagaaagaatataaatacaATCTAAATCCTATAGTAATTTGTCAGAAAATACATTCTGTGTCACCTTAAAATGAGATAGAGCCACTTTATATATACATTTCCTCTCCAGTCACGGACGGTGCCAATTGTTATGAGGCCAGAAGTTTGCAAATAGCGTGTGTGAATGTGATCCCTTTTGTTTCGTAGACTGTGCTACTGTGTGTCATGGGGTGGAATTTAAATGGTTTGGTACCAGTCTGGTTTTTTATGTTAAGTTTGAAGGAAAATTATGCTCTTCTACATAACTGTACTTTAGTTCTTTGTTCTGTAATGTGTTGAAGAACGTTAGCTGATGTATATGTAATTTCCAGGATGAtctatttcctctttttgaaGAAGTTTTTCCAATGTGCTTGTCCCTTAATTGTACCTGATTTTACTTCATAGATATGAGTTTAGCATGCTAGCCTTTGCATAATGCTTTATTTAACCCTATAAAATGTGAGGCCGTGCTTATACatgaaaataatccaaatattgCTTTGCATTTTAATTGCCTATGAGTTTTATGATGCTCATATATCTTTGTCACAAAAAATAACTTGAGATAAATTCTGGGCAATTCAGATTTGCCAAAATTATCGTGTATTTTAGTTATTAAACCTTGAAATGGAAGGTTGTCAGAGATAATTAAAAGGATCAACTGAAGTTTCCCCTAAAGTATCTACCTCCTTCAATCCTgaaacatattttctgtttttgagttTAATACATTTTCTGAATGCTGTTTTTTGAGGGGTAGTTACATTGATCTTAAAGGTAAGGGCCCTGCCACATCACCATTACCTTAATGTCTATTGATTAATCcagttgttgttcttgttgttgttgttttgactgggtaactgaattttatttatttattttatttttggctgcattgggtctctgttgctgcacgtgggctttctctagttggagcgagtgggggctactcttcgttgcattgcgtgagcttctcattgcggtggcttctcttgctgcagagcacgggctctaggtacgcgggcttcagtagttgcagcacgcaggctcagtagttgtggctcacgggcttagttgctccgcagcatgtgggatcttcccggagcagggctcgaacccatttctcgtgcattggcaggcagattcttaaccactacactgccaggcaagtcccaaggaactgaatttttaattttgtttattttctttaacacctttattggagtataattgctttacaatggtgtgttagtttctgctttataacaaagttaatcacctatacatatacatatatccccatatctcctccctcttgcgtctccctcccacccgccctaccccacccctccaggtggtcacaaaccagcaagctgatctccctatgctatgtggctgcttcctactatctattttacatttggtagtgtatatatgtccatgccactctctcacttcgtcccaggttacccttacccctccccgtgtcctcaagtccattctctatgtctgcgtttttattcctgtcttacccctaggttcttcatgacatttttttcccttaaattccatatatatgtgttagcatacggtatttgtctttttctttctgacttacttcactctgtatgacagattctaggtccatccaactcagtacaaataactcaatttcgtttccttttatggctgagtaatattctattgtatataggtgccacatcttctttatccattcatctgtcgatggacacttaggctgcttccatgtcctggctattataaatagagctgcaatgaacattgtggtacatgactctttgaattatggttttctcaggcttattcccagtagtgggattgctgggctctatggtatttctatttttagctttttaaggaacctccacactgttctccgtagtggctgtatcaatttacattcccaccaacagtgcaagagggttcccttttctccacacgctctccagcatttattatttgtagattttttgatggtggccatgctgactggtgtgaggagataacctcattgtagttttgatttgcatttctctaatgatgtgtgatgttgagcatcctttcatgtggtggtggcaatctgtatatcttctttggagaaatgtctgtttaggtcttctgcccatttttggattgggttgtttgtttttttgatattgagctgcatgagctgcttgtaaattttggagattaatcctttgtcagttgcttcatttgcatatattttctcccattctgagggttgtcttttcatcttgtttatggtttcctttgttgtgtaaaagcttttaactttcattaggtcccatttgtttatttttgtttttatttccatttctctaggaggtgtgtcaaaaaggatcttgctgtgatttatgtcatagagagttctgcctatgttttcctctaagagtttgatagtgtctggccttacatttaggtctttaatccattttgagtttatttttctgtatggtgttagggagtgttctaatttcattcttttacatgtggctgtccagttttcccagcaccacttattgaggaggctgtcttttctccattgtatattcttgcctcctttatcaaaaatgaggtgaccgtatgtgcgtgggtttatctctgggctttctatcctgttccattgatctatatttctgtttttgtgccagtaccatactgtcttgattactgtagctttgtagtatagtctggagtctgggagcctgattcctccagctccgtttttctttctcaagattgctttggctattcggggtcttttttgtttccatgcaaattgtgaaattttttgttctacttctgtgaaaactgccattggtagcttgatagggattgcactgaatctgtagattactttgggtagtatagtcattttcacaatgttgattcttcctgtccaagaacgtggtatccctctccatctgtttgtatcatctttaatttctttcatcagtgtcttatagttttctgcatataggtctcttgtctccttaggtaggtttattcctaggtattttattatttttgttgcagtggtaaatgggagtgtttccttaatttctctttcagatttctcatcattagtgtataggaatgcaagagatttctgtgcattaactttgtatcctgctactttaccaagttcattgattagctctagtagttttctagaagcatctttagtattctctatgcatagtatcatgtcatctgcaaacagtgacagctttacttcttcttttcttatttggattccttttatttgtttttttttctctgattgctgtggctaaaacttccaaaactatgttgaataatagtggtgagcgtggataaccttgtcttgttcctgatcttagtggaaatggtttcagtttttcaccattgagaacgattttggctgtgggtttgtcatatatagcctttattatgttgaggtaagttccctctatacctactttctggagggtttttatcataaatcggtgttgaattttgtcaaatgttgtttttttaaatcaaatccaCTTGACATATAGAAACACTCTAAGTTGATAAAAAGAATTACACCCCTGTGGTTGTTCCATAAAATATCTGTGATACTGGTGAACCAAAGATTTGGGGGGGAGCAATAAATTCCCCAGTGTGGtaataagcctcacagggcttcCTACCTATGATAAAGGAGTATCACAATCGGGCTAATGCTGTATGATTGAAAATTCTCTTTAATAAACTTTCAAGTTCCTTATACtgtggaggttaaaaaaaaatgtgagtgaTGGAAGAAGCCttgtttatattttggagattgaaaATTATAGGAGTGAGGAAATAGCAAATACCCCCCAAAATACACTTATATACTGTTCCAGCAGTATATAATCAGTAAAAAGCAAGTTAACTAAATTGTAGCAGTCTCTTGTATCAAATAGGATGCTTTCGATAGAAAAAAAGACCAGCCTAATTTACACTGGTTTAAACAGTAAGAAAATGTGTTATCTCAAAAACCAGGTAGTCTAGAGCAgctctgtccaatagaaatataatgtgagtcaCAGGTGAAAGTCACATATGTATGTTAAATtatctagtagccacattaaaatgCCAAAAGGAAACACGTGAAACTACTTtcaatgacattttatttaacctaattaCCAAAATATTGCTCAACATATAatcaatgtataaaatattaacaatattttacattcttattttgTACTGAATCTTCAAAATCAAGTgtttattttacacttacagtacatctcagtttggactagccacacttcaagtgcCCAGTG containing:
- the LOC137221806 gene encoding transcription initiation factor TFIID subunit 7 — its product is MSKSKDDAPHELESQFILRLPLEYASTVRRAVQSGHVNLKDRLTIELHPDGRHGIVRVDRVPLASKLVDLPCVMESLKTIDKKTFYKTADVSQMLVATVDGDLYPPVEEPVATADPKASKKKDKDKEKKFVWNHGITLPLKNVRKRRFRKTAKKKYIESPDVEKEVKRLLSTDAEAVSTRWEIIAEDETKEAENQGLDISSPGMSGHRQGRDSLEHDELREIFNDLSSSSEDEDETQHQDEEDINIIDTEEDLERQLQDKLNESDEHHQEDEGTNQLVMGIQKQIDNMKGKLQETQDRAKRQEDLILKVENLALKNRFQAVLDELKQKEDREKEQLSSLQEELESLLEK